The following coding sequences are from one Neodiprion lecontei isolate iyNeoLeco1 chromosome 7, iyNeoLeco1.1, whole genome shotgun sequence window:
- the LOC107226640 gene encoding 28S ribosomal protein S36, mitochondrial yields MMANKGWRVVQAHIPMIKFRKGDIERAVRDVIATNQSTGPASSPLKTTSRASGPGVVTRPVIEDFQLPARYQRRPLDIKEIECINRGGPE; encoded by the exons ATGATGGCTAATAAAGGATGGAGA GTCGTGCAGGCTCACATACCTATGATTAAATTTCGTAAGGGTGATATTGAAAGAG CTGTGAGAGACGTAATCGCGACTAATCAGTCTACTGGTCCAGCATCGTCGCCACTGAAAACGACAAGCAGGGCGTCGGGACCCGGAGTTGTGACCAGACCAGTTATTGAAGATTTCCAACTACCGGCGAGATATCAGAGGCGTCCACTGGATATTAAAGAAATCGAATGTATCAAC CGTGGTGGACCCGAATAA
- the LOC124295390 gene encoding peroxynitrite isomerase THAP4-like has translation MPHCAAIRCTHKSSAKSKAQLEIEKRTKISYHRFLKKIYERKIWINRMGLTEASLQKYPYLCSCHFSSDSFDRTLVCKIRLKYFAVPSIHNVQDVSNTAAFDNDVVDNVVVNMVAKEKTKIKHSRKLKN, from the exons ATGCCTCACTGTGCGGCAATACGTTGCACGCATAAATCCAGTGCAAAAAGCAAGGCTCAATTAGAGATTGAAAAACGAACCAAGATTTCATACCATCG TTTTCTAAAGAAGATCTATGAACGAAAGATATGGATCAATCGAATGGGGTTGACAGAGGCATCTTTACAAAAATATCCATATTTATGTTCGTGTCACTTTTCAAGTGATTCATTTGATCGTACTTTAGTATGCAAAATAAGGCTAAAATATTTCGCTGTTCCATCC ATACACAATGTTCAAGACGTTTCTAATACTGCTGCGTTTGACAATGATGTGGTTGACAATGTGGTTGTCAATATGGTtgccaaagaaaaaacaaaaattaagcACTCtagaaaactgaaaaactgA